In Clupea harengus chromosome 4, Ch_v2.0.2, whole genome shotgun sequence, the genomic stretch ACTCTGGGAGTATTTCAGCCTCATCTGTAAgccgtgtgtgtgggagagaacgtgtgtgtgtgtgtgtgtgaggttccaAGTCACTCTGGGAGTATTTCAGCCTCATCTGTAAgccgtgtgtgtgggagagaacgtgtgtgtgtgtgtgtgtgtgtgaggttccaAGTCACTCTGGGAGTATTTCAGCCTCATCTGTAAgtcgtgtgtgtgggagagaacgtgtgtgtgtgtgtgtgtgaggttccaAGTCACTCTGGGAGTATTTCAGCCTCATCTGTAAgccgtgtgtgtgggagagaacgtgtgtgtgtgtgtgtgtgaggttccaAGTCACTCTGGGAGTATTTCAGCCTCATCTGTAAgccgtgtgtgtgggagagaacgtgtgtgtgtgtgtgtgtgaggttccaAGTCACTCTGGGAGTATTTCAGCCTCATCTGTAAgccgtgtgtgtgggagagaacgtgtgtgtgtgtgtgtgtgaggttccaAGTCACTCTGGGAGTATTTCAGCCTCATCTGTAAgccgtgtgtgtgggagagaacgtgtgtgtgtgtgtgtgtgaggttccaAGTCACTCTGGGAGTATTTCAGCCTCATCTGTAAGCCGTGTGTgggagagaacgtgtgtgtgtgtgtgtgtgaggttccaAGTCACTCTGGGAGTATTTCAGCCTCATCTGTAAGCCGTGTGCCTGCGACTGCACCTGCCTCAGCTCATCTTTCCTCTTTGCCTTCATTTGCTCCTGTTGAGcaacacagaggaggaaacCGTTCAGGCGGGTCAAAAGGTgcataattaaataattatggACTATGAATAATTAAGGTTACCTTGCTCAGTTTTATTTTTCTACCTTGAGCTCCTCGGTCAgcttctcttttttgtctttgagTTTGTCGACCGCCTTCTCATCTCAGCGCCAGGCCTTGGCCTTCAGGTCATTGGCTACACCAGATATCACACCGGACTTCTGAAAGAGCGTGCCATCCAGGGCTACAGTCTGTCAGTAGAAacgagaaaagaagagaggaagacctGAACAAGACTGCCCGTTTAGAAGGAACACCAGAAAGAATGAGAttaagaatgaatgaaagagataAGCCATATGTATCAGCAGCTGTTATGCAATTTCAATTTCCCCAAGTGTATCTAACGCCGCTTACATACGCATCAGCGTGTTCACCTGTGCTtctcatgaatatgaatgatCCCTATATTCCTGTGATGTATATAGACACACTATTTCTATTCCACACGCTATTTTTTGCATCTACCTTGTGTCTGTAGGGCCCTCTAAACGCAATCCTGCGTGCATCctccacattctcacacaccaGCGCGTTGCCACAGGTGTACTGCAGAGCCTTCTTGATGTGCGGCGGCTCGTAACGGATCACATCAATCACCGCAGCTTAGCACCCCGCAGCTCGCCGCGGCTTCTCGACGGGTGGGTCTCAGAGCCAGGTCCGTGAAGGTGGCGCATGCTCACTGACCATGCCAAAGACACCGAGAGAAGCCCAGTGACCGTGGTAACGCATGACCTGTACCTCTAAATAGTCAAGGGGCAGGAAggtctcagcccccccccccccccctctgctcctTGATGTATTGGATGCAGTCTCTGCCAGTCTTCTCTGAGTCCACAATAATGGCGTCCATGTTCTTTCCGAGGACCTTGGTCACGGCGATCTGAAACTTCTTCTGGGTCGGCTGACACAAATCAATTAGTCTGCCGTACTGACCAGACAAAAGGAAACATTTGAGAAGATAAAAAAGGAGGATATTACATTTCATTagcattatttattttggcTGGTagtttcatcaggtttcattcATTGTCAAGTAGCATTCACTCTCCTGTAACCGATGTacagcatgtgtacacacactgaaaaacacGGAGACAGAAAGTACCACACCTGGAAGACAAGGAAGTTCCTGGCTTTAATCAGAATACCCAGTTTTTCCAACTCCTCGCTATATTCAGACAGCCCCACCACTTTATTGTTAATGTGATATTCAGGTGAGGAACCTAATAAAGATTAATGCTGATCAGTACACATAAGTCACACTAGGTAGTGGTATAGTATAATTCATTTCTAGGTTATACCATAGCCAACAAAATGGCATACCTAAGATGACTCTCATGAAGGTgcattcatcttcatcttcctcacagTACGCCATGCCCACGAGGCACGGTTGGCAGCTGGTTTGCCAACAGGGGCGCCATGGATGAGATCTTTCAGTGTTTTGACACGGAGGTTACTGGTCTTCTCCGCCAGCACAAAACGAATGGCATCCATCAGGTTGGATTTGCCTTCAGCATTTGAGATGACATTTTAGGCAACAATTTTGAACCTGACACAGGACCacatatgatttttttttaaggggattagccttttaaaatgacacTGTAGTTTAGGCTACCCCTTGAGCAGAAAGGAGGTGTGGCACTAGATAGAAATGAAATAGATATTCTATAGATATTCTAGAGTTGCATTTCACAATGCAGGTCAAATAGTGATTCGTTGTAACACCGCACCGCAGCAATCATTGATCATACGGACAGAATGTCAAAGCAAACTGCAGACTGTCTGGAGTGGGTCTGATAAGCATGAGAACTAATGTCCCTTTTGACTTACCCGATCCATTAGGTCCGATAATCGCGGTCAATTCGTGGAAAGGACCGATGATTTGGCGACCTTTATATGATTTGAAATGTTCTATCTCTATCAATTTCAGGTACCCCATAGTGATGCAGTCTTCTGCGGCAGGCAGATGAGATTATTTTTAGGCGACTTTTTGCGGTGTGTAGCCGGTGTAGAGGGTAGCTAAGTACATATTTCGTTCATATTTAGAAAGTGTCCATCAATTAGTCATATTTAATTGTAATACACTTACTTACTGTCATCTCCATTACCTTACACTGGACCTGTAACACTGGTTGtcaataaacacatgcattgcATCTCTCTATTCTTCGAACGGTGGTTTAGTCTCGCGAGACAACGTCTAGACAGAATGTGAAGGGGGAAACCTAGTCAAATTATTCTAAGGTAAAAGTAACTTGGTAAGTCTTGTATGAGACACGTAACGCAGCTATGGCAGGCCTATATCGGCTATATTCATACACAAAGAGTCAGTAAGACTATTTCAAAAGACAATACTTTGATGTAGAGTGTAACCCTGCCACATGAGGTTGAGTATGTAAAGtcctgtttccatggtgatggaATGCGTCAAACAAAGTTTCAAGCCAGGCGCAAGACAGTGTCATTTCATGGACAGATTGTGGATACATTAGGTTTAGCCCAAAAACAAGCAGGTTTGCCATATTACTAGCCTATATTATTAGTCATACTTGTTCTAGGCACAGTGTTCTACAGCCTATTGTTAGGATACCGATATTTTGAGCATTTTAACCGTTGGCTCGCTATATAGCATTTAGGCTGGTTTTGTGAATTTGAGCAACCTAACTTAGGCTACTATCAATTAGCCTTGTAACTAGCGCAGGCCAGTTATTTTGCATTACTTTgcgtttctttttgttttgatatttaaaGGGAATTAGTAGTAAAAGGAGAAATGTATAAAGTTGACCTACCAGTGGACAACTCGGTGGAATTGGCGGTGGAGCGCCGAAGGGCAGCTGAGGCGGCTCGCCACAGCAGAATATTTAACGCCAGGAACCGAGTGATCGGTTTGGACCTTCAAACCCTGGACCGACAGgtagcagagaggagagaacggGATGAGATACAGAAGGAATGTCAAAAGGCATACGGTAAGCATTTCTCCAAAATGTCGGCCTACTACCCATAtcaattttatttaatgtttctGTAATTTGTGTGTCAGCACATTTTTGCAAATTATTTATTGTGTTATTTTTACGTTTTGCAGACGCCTTACGCGTGACCAATGATCAAATGTTAGAGCAAAGTCAgcgagaagaggaagaaagcagACGAGAACTGAGGCGAGATCTGCTTCGCTTCAGAGACACTTATCAGCGTACAGAGGACTCTCGCGATGCCGACCTCGCGTGTAACCGACAAGGGGCGCTCGAGCTTAATCTTTCCATTCCAGAGTCACAGCTGGGACCTGCCAGCATGACAGTGTTTAAGGTGTGATGGTGTTGAATAGACTGTACTCATTTTAACGTTTTCAATGTAGTTTTTAAGCCTCTGAGAATAACGTGATCCACATATTGTTTCTGGGTGTGACTAGGGAGAGGACCtgggggagaatgagaggagaagagctcaAATGGGAGAGAATGAGCGACAGCTGAGAGCtcagagagaggacacagaaaAACTGCGCCACTGGCAGAAACATCAAGGTGAATGCAAAAATGTTCATGGAGATTTTCACACCTGTCCCATACACTTAGCTTGCTGCAATGGaattttcttcttcctctttgatCACCTTAATGGCTTGAACTTTCTGgactataaatacacacacacacacacacacacacacacacacacacacacacacacacacacacacatacaaacgggGTATTTCTAATGTGTTTATAAGCTTCTTCACTCTATGtatttgcctctgtgtgtttgtgtgtgtggtcgtgttgGTACAGTATACAACGAAAGTTAACTAAATGTGAAACaattcaaaattgtatcacctCTCCATTATTGCATTGTTTCTAAGTTGACCAGTAGAGTAGTTCCCCTTACGAACtatcaaaaacaaatactttagaaAGACTATATTGAAAATGCAAGCCTCCAAGTAGAAtctcaatgcaacaaaagtgaATACACCTGTGATCATTGAAACAAGTTGTCCTGTGATGTCTAATTAGCCTTACTGCATGAACATGGTTATAACATGGCCTGTGAACAACAGAACTTTCTCAATTTTGGACCCAtgggctgtgtctgtctgcttcatGGCTCCAGAAGAATTGAAAAATCTGATTGTGAGACTTAACAAAGCTGGGAAGATAATACAGGAAGATCGGTGACCAACTTAAAATCAGTTGAAACACAGTTGTAGCTGTAATCAGGAGGTAAAGAACGAGACATAGTACTAATAATCAGAGCCGCAGTGGAACAATGTAGCTCTGAAGAGTAGACAGAAAAGTGCTTCAGACTTGGCACAGGCGTTATCAATGGAAATGGGAGTTTCTGTGACAGCTCAGACAGTGCGAAGGACATTGCATCAACATCAACCTCTATGGACGGcatccaagaaaaaaaaacttagcTTGCTCTTCAGCACAAAACTGCAAGATTAAGCTTTgctaaagaacatgaaaagaagtCTGATGAATATTGGGAGCACATTCTTTGGTCAAATGAGCCCAAGATAAATGTGTTCAGCCCAGATGGGGTCCAGCATGTTTGGCGtgaacctggccaggactaccacagtgaaGGCACAGTCCCGACAGTGAAGCACGGGAAGTGCATGAGTGCAAAGGGTGTTGAGGAGATGACATTTATAGATGGCACCATGCATGCCTGTGGGTATACCAAAATACTGGCTGACAAGATAACTACCAGTCTCTAAAGGCTTGGCAGAAAaggaatattccagcatgataACGATCCAAAGCACACCGCCAAAATCCTTCAATAGTCTCTCAAGAAGATGTCGCCTGTCTTGAATCCAATTGAACACCTTTGGGGTATTTTTAAGAGGaaggtagagcaacacaacTCCTCCAGCAAAGTGTCTCTGAAGAATGGTCAAACATCTCTGCAACACTCCACGCAGAGGACGATGGAGTCTGTCATGAATAATAAAGGTGGATATATGAAGtattgaaaaataaaagatttgaaTCTGAGTAATAAAAAGTCTACTGGCTGTTGCATTGCGTTCCTACTGTGGTTTAGTAAGTTCCCGTAAATTTAAACTGTTATTTTCTAATTTTACGAGAGCAAATACCCTACTTTTCAACTTAGAAAGTAATGGAATTCCTTTAAGGTGATATCATTTTGAATCATTGGACATtcaagtgatattgcacaggggtggACTCACTTctgctgtatactgtatatttttcaGAGCTCTTGCAGGACAAGTACATGGTTCAGCAGGACCTGAGGTCAGCCCTTCTCCAGGACCTGGAGGACAAGGGCAAGAGAGTCGAGCGTCTGGCTCTTACCGACTTCAACCAGTCCCTGGTAAGCGTTTGGCTCTTACCGACTTCAACCAGTCCCTGGTAAGCGTTTGGCTCTTACCGACTTCAACCAGTCCCTGGTAAGCAGTGCACAAGCATTGCGAGCGTCTGGCTCTTACCGACTTCAACCAGTCCCTGGTAAGCGTTTGGCTCTTACCGACTTCAACCAGTCCCTGGTAGGCAGTGCACAGGCATGGCAACATGGAGGCACTGTACTCACCCTGTGTTGTCTGCAGAGTATGTTGAATGCAAATGTGCATTTTCAAAAGGCGAGACCTTATTCGGTAAAAAAGAGAGACTTATTTATTATTCATAATGTTTGTTTTAGATGAAAACTACTTGCATCATCCGTGCCGCAGACAAACCATTTTAATTGATGCTGCATGCGGGTGGGTGGTAGTGCATTCCTTTTAAAAGAACTCCTCATTGTTGCCCTGGATTGTTTGTTCTCACACAAATTGCCCAGTGGGAATTGTAATGAGGTGTTGTGATTTTGTTCCTCCATTTTATGGTCTCCCTGGCTGCCACAGCAGGAACTGACGTTGTTTTTTATAGACTTGCACTTAACAGATGTCACCCAAGTCTTCTGAAGGGTACCAGCCCCTTCTGATCGGCAGctggtgtctctctgtgtgtgtgaagaaaatgGAGTCTCTGCTGCAGTTGACTAATTTAATTGTGAAATATTAAAGTAAAATCAATAACACAGATACAGCTCTTTCTCTGTGCCTAGTGGCTCGAGATGATTGGATATACGTTTATATATAAGAAGTCGGTCATTGGTTACTACTAAGTGGGTTGGTACTTAGTGATTGGTCATTGTTTATTTGGGTGTGGGTGCAGAGTTTAGAGGTGTGTTCCTCTCAGGTTCCAAATATGGTCTTCGGTCTAGGACAGTCACCTGATGTTTCGAACTAATGTCATTACTTTCATGACAACCATGTTTTGAGTAGAGTATCGAGCACAAGCTATCTCCAGCCATGTCAGCCAAGGGGCTCTGTATGTAATACGACTGGCAGGTGTGCTCTTCTAAGGAGATCTTGAACCACTGGTACTATGTGGCTTTGTTCTGCTTGTCCCCCCCCGACCATGTCCTCCGGCTCCAGTCTCTACGGCCTGGTCTTTGACCGTCTTCATCAGCTTCTCCATTGCAGCAAGAACTCCTCGTGGCTccctatctctgtgtgtatataggaACAGTCAAGCACTTAGGATTATTATAGTTGCAAGATAGGCCTTTTCTTTTAAGTGTCCTGATGCGTCTGGGTGCTGTATTCATTTTAAGTTCCCAAATGAGTTCCTTTTCTTTCATGATGTCTTGGACTATGATTCGCTGTTCTGCTATTTTAGGTTAATTTTGCTGCCCACTACCATGTGATTCCAATGTTGTCATCTTCCCCTGTCGAGCAGGTGGCCGCAAGCTTACTAGGTCTTCTCTGTCGTTCGTCAATCATCTAGGCCCTGAGCTCTGTTTCTCGTTCATTAGTGCCCCAGCCCATAGCTCAATCCAGTCATCCCTAGCTTGGTGCATTCAGGTTCCCCTTATCTCATCCTGTGGCGCTTCTCAGGCCACACCCCCTTTATGTTGCAAAGACTCTTTGTGGTTCTATCTTATGACTGAATGCTCAGTAGTGTTGGTGTGATGCAGGTGATGCTTAATGAGTTGTTAAATATCATGCTCTTCTCGTGTCCACATTTCTAATGAGACGCCCCTTTTCTCTAACCACTGTCCAAATGTGTTCTGAATCCatctctacgtgtgtgtggtgtgtgtggtgtgtgtggtgtgtgtgtgcgctcctcaCAGGCCCAGGAGCGTGCGGCGCGCGAGAGGCAGGAGCGGGAGCTGAACGACCAGCACGGCGCTGTCCGAGATCCGCCACATGGTGACCTCCGACCTCCTGACAGAGCGGCCCGAGGCTGCTGAGAGGCCAGCGTGGCCGGGCCAGGGCCGGCGAGTGCTGACCGACCGCTGGAAGGGGATGACCTCCGAGCAGCACAGCGCCATCCTCAGGGAGCAGGAGCAACAGCgtctggagagagaggtaaTAGAAAAGGGGCTAAATATGG encodes the following:
- the ribc1 gene encoding LOW QUALITY PROTEIN: RIB43A-like with coiled-coils protein 1 (The sequence of the model RefSeq protein was modified relative to this genomic sequence to represent the inferred CDS: deleted 1 base in 1 codon), with the protein product MYKVDLPVDNSVELAVERRRAAEAARHSRIFNARNRVIGLDLQTLDRQVAERRERDEIQKECQKAYDALRVTNDQMLEQSQREEEESRRELRRDLLRFRDTYQRTEDSRDADLACNRQGALELNLSIPESQLGPASMTVFKGEDLGENERRRAQMGENERQLRAQREDTEKLRHWQKHQELLQDKYMVQQDLRSALLQDLEDKGKRVERLALTDFNQSLAQERAARERQERELNDSTALSEIRHMVTSDLLTERPEAAERPAWPGQGRRVLTDRWKGMTSEQHSAILREQEQQRLEREIQREAERQRERAWDQERMEQARALQEEERRGREMERRQRMELDKYNQQLAQEQQQHQQYLDKLLSTNQPTAHYFTQFNTTTR